A DNA window from Leopardus geoffroyi isolate Oge1 chromosome A1, O.geoffroyi_Oge1_pat1.0, whole genome shotgun sequence contains the following coding sequences:
- the FST gene encoding follistatin isoform X2 translates to MVGPRHQPGGLCLLLLLLCQFMEDRSAQAGNCWLRQAKNGRCQVLYKTELSKEECCSTGRLSTSWTEEDVNDNTLFKWMIFNGGAPNCIPCKETCENVDCGPGKKCRMNKKNKPRCVCAPDCSNITWKGPVCGLDGKTYRNECALLKARCKEQPELEVQYQGKCKKTCRDVFCPGSSTCVVDQTNNAYCVTCNRICPEPTSSEQYLCGNDGVTYSSACHLRKATCLLGRSIGLAYEGKCITKSCEDIQCTGGKKCLWDFKVGRGRCSLCDELCPESKSEEPVCASDNATYASECAMKEAACSSGVLLEVKHSGSCNSISEDTEEEEEDEDQDYSFPISSILEW, encoded by the exons ATGGTCGGTCCCAGGCACCAGCCCGGCGGGCTgtgcctcctgctgctgctgctctgccAGTTCATGGAGGACCGCAGCGCCCAGG CTGGGAATTGCTGGCTCCGCCAAGCGAAGAACGGCCGCTGCCAGGTCCTGTACAAGACCGAACTGAGCAAGGAGGAGTGCTGCAGCACCGGCCGCCTGAGCACCTCGTGGACCGAGGAGGATGTAAATGACAACACGCTCTTCAAGTGGATGATTTTCAACGGGGGCGCCCCCAACTGCATCCCCTGTAAAG AAACATGTGAGAACGTGGACTGTGGCCCCGGGAAAAAGTGCCGAATGAACAAGAAGAACAAACCCCGCTGCGTCTGCGCCCCAGACTGTTCCAACATCACCTGGAAAGGCCCAGTCTGCGGGCTGGATGGGAAAACCTACCGCAACGAATGTGCACTCCTCAAGGCCAGATGTAAAGAGCAGCCCGAACTGGAAGTCCAGTACCAGGGCAAATGTAAAA aGACATGTCGGGATGTTTTCTGTCCAGGCAGCTCCACGTGCGTGGTGGACCAGACTAACAATGCTTACTGTGTGACGTGTAACCGGATTTGCCCAGAGCCCACCTCCTCTGAACAGTATCTCTGTGGGAATGATGGAGTGACCTACTCCAGTGCCTGTCACCTGAGGAAGGCTACCTGCCTACTGGGCAGATCGATTGGATTAGCCTATGAGGGAAAGTGTATCA CAAAGTCCTGTGAAGATATCCAGTGCACTGGTGGAAAAAAGTGTTTATGGGATTTCAAGGTTGGCAGAGGCCGGTGTTCCCTCTGCGATGAGCTGTGCCCCGAGAGTAAGTCCGAGGAGCCTGTCTGTGCCAGTGACAATGCCACTTACGCCAGTGAGTGTGCCATGAAGGAGGCTGCCTGCTCCTCAGGTGTGCTGCTGGAAGTCAAGCACTCCGGATCTTGCAACT CCATTTCGGAAGACAccgaggaggaagaggaagatgaagacCAGGACTACAGCTTTCCTATATCTTCCATTCTAGAGTGGTAA
- the FST gene encoding follistatin isoform X3: MVGPRHQPGGLCLLLLLLCQFMEDRSAQAGNCWLRQAKNGRCQVLYKTELSKEECCSTGRLSTSWTEEDVNDNTLFKWMIFNGGAPNCIPCKETCENVDCGPGKKCRMNKKNKPRCVCAPDCSNITWKGPVCGLDGKTYRNECALLKARCKEQPELEVQYQGKCKKTCRDVFCPGSSTCVVDQTNNAYCVTCNRICPEPTSSEQYLCGNDGVTYSSACHLRKATCLLGRSIGLAYEGKCIKAKSCEDIQCTGGKKCLWDFKVGRGRCSLCDELCPESKSEEPVCASDNATYASECAMKEAACSSGVLLEVKHSGSCN, translated from the exons ATGGTCGGTCCCAGGCACCAGCCCGGCGGGCTgtgcctcctgctgctgctgctctgccAGTTCATGGAGGACCGCAGCGCCCAGG CTGGGAATTGCTGGCTCCGCCAAGCGAAGAACGGCCGCTGCCAGGTCCTGTACAAGACCGAACTGAGCAAGGAGGAGTGCTGCAGCACCGGCCGCCTGAGCACCTCGTGGACCGAGGAGGATGTAAATGACAACACGCTCTTCAAGTGGATGATTTTCAACGGGGGCGCCCCCAACTGCATCCCCTGTAAAG AAACATGTGAGAACGTGGACTGTGGCCCCGGGAAAAAGTGCCGAATGAACAAGAAGAACAAACCCCGCTGCGTCTGCGCCCCAGACTGTTCCAACATCACCTGGAAAGGCCCAGTCTGCGGGCTGGATGGGAAAACCTACCGCAACGAATGTGCACTCCTCAAGGCCAGATGTAAAGAGCAGCCCGAACTGGAAGTCCAGTACCAGGGCAAATGTAAAA aGACATGTCGGGATGTTTTCTGTCCAGGCAGCTCCACGTGCGTGGTGGACCAGACTAACAATGCTTACTGTGTGACGTGTAACCGGATTTGCCCAGAGCCCACCTCCTCTGAACAGTATCTCTGTGGGAATGATGGAGTGACCTACTCCAGTGCCTGTCACCTGAGGAAGGCTACCTGCCTACTGGGCAGATCGATTGGATTAGCCTATGAGGGAAAGTGTATCA AAGCAAAGTCCTGTGAAGATATCCAGTGCACTGGTGGAAAAAAGTGTTTATGGGATTTCAAGGTTGGCAGAGGCCGGTGTTCCCTCTGCGATGAGCTGTGCCCCGAGAGTAAGTCCGAGGAGCCTGTCTGTGCCAGTGACAATGCCACTTACGCCAGTGAGTGTGCCATGAAGGAGGCTGCCTGCTCCTCAGGTGTGCTGCTGGAAGTCAAGCACTCCGGATCTTGCAACT GA
- the FST gene encoding follistatin isoform X1, with protein sequence MVGPRHQPGGLCLLLLLLCQFMEDRSAQAGNCWLRQAKNGRCQVLYKTELSKEECCSTGRLSTSWTEEDVNDNTLFKWMIFNGGAPNCIPCKETCENVDCGPGKKCRMNKKNKPRCVCAPDCSNITWKGPVCGLDGKTYRNECALLKARCKEQPELEVQYQGKCKKTCRDVFCPGSSTCVVDQTNNAYCVTCNRICPEPTSSEQYLCGNDGVTYSSACHLRKATCLLGRSIGLAYEGKCIKAKSCEDIQCTGGKKCLWDFKVGRGRCSLCDELCPESKSEEPVCASDNATYASECAMKEAACSSGVLLEVKHSGSCNSISEDTEEEEEDEDQDYSFPISSILEW encoded by the exons ATGGTCGGTCCCAGGCACCAGCCCGGCGGGCTgtgcctcctgctgctgctgctctgccAGTTCATGGAGGACCGCAGCGCCCAGG CTGGGAATTGCTGGCTCCGCCAAGCGAAGAACGGCCGCTGCCAGGTCCTGTACAAGACCGAACTGAGCAAGGAGGAGTGCTGCAGCACCGGCCGCCTGAGCACCTCGTGGACCGAGGAGGATGTAAATGACAACACGCTCTTCAAGTGGATGATTTTCAACGGGGGCGCCCCCAACTGCATCCCCTGTAAAG AAACATGTGAGAACGTGGACTGTGGCCCCGGGAAAAAGTGCCGAATGAACAAGAAGAACAAACCCCGCTGCGTCTGCGCCCCAGACTGTTCCAACATCACCTGGAAAGGCCCAGTCTGCGGGCTGGATGGGAAAACCTACCGCAACGAATGTGCACTCCTCAAGGCCAGATGTAAAGAGCAGCCCGAACTGGAAGTCCAGTACCAGGGCAAATGTAAAA aGACATGTCGGGATGTTTTCTGTCCAGGCAGCTCCACGTGCGTGGTGGACCAGACTAACAATGCTTACTGTGTGACGTGTAACCGGATTTGCCCAGAGCCCACCTCCTCTGAACAGTATCTCTGTGGGAATGATGGAGTGACCTACTCCAGTGCCTGTCACCTGAGGAAGGCTACCTGCCTACTGGGCAGATCGATTGGATTAGCCTATGAGGGAAAGTGTATCA AAGCAAAGTCCTGTGAAGATATCCAGTGCACTGGTGGAAAAAAGTGTTTATGGGATTTCAAGGTTGGCAGAGGCCGGTGTTCCCTCTGCGATGAGCTGTGCCCCGAGAGTAAGTCCGAGGAGCCTGTCTGTGCCAGTGACAATGCCACTTACGCCAGTGAGTGTGCCATGAAGGAGGCTGCCTGCTCCTCAGGTGTGCTGCTGGAAGTCAAGCACTCCGGATCTTGCAACT CCATTTCGGAAGACAccgaggaggaagaggaagatgaagacCAGGACTACAGCTTTCCTATATCTTCCATTCTAGAGTGGTAA
- the FST gene encoding follistatin isoform X4: MVGPRHQPGGLCLLLLLLCQFMEDRSAQAGNCWLRQAKNGRCQVLYKTELSKEECCSTGRLSTSWTEEDVNDNTLFKWMIFNGGAPNCIPCKETCENVDCGPGKKCRMNKKNKPRCVCAPDCSNITWKGPVCGLDGKTYRNECALLKARCKEQPELEVQYQGKCKKTCRDVFCPGSSTCVVDQTNNAYCVTCNRICPEPTSSEQYLCGNDGVTYSSACHLRKATCLLGRSIGLAYEGKCITKSCEDIQCTGGKKCLWDFKVGRGRCSLCDELCPESKSEEPVCASDNATYASECAMKEAACSSGVLLEVKHSGSCN; the protein is encoded by the exons ATGGTCGGTCCCAGGCACCAGCCCGGCGGGCTgtgcctcctgctgctgctgctctgccAGTTCATGGAGGACCGCAGCGCCCAGG CTGGGAATTGCTGGCTCCGCCAAGCGAAGAACGGCCGCTGCCAGGTCCTGTACAAGACCGAACTGAGCAAGGAGGAGTGCTGCAGCACCGGCCGCCTGAGCACCTCGTGGACCGAGGAGGATGTAAATGACAACACGCTCTTCAAGTGGATGATTTTCAACGGGGGCGCCCCCAACTGCATCCCCTGTAAAG AAACATGTGAGAACGTGGACTGTGGCCCCGGGAAAAAGTGCCGAATGAACAAGAAGAACAAACCCCGCTGCGTCTGCGCCCCAGACTGTTCCAACATCACCTGGAAAGGCCCAGTCTGCGGGCTGGATGGGAAAACCTACCGCAACGAATGTGCACTCCTCAAGGCCAGATGTAAAGAGCAGCCCGAACTGGAAGTCCAGTACCAGGGCAAATGTAAAA aGACATGTCGGGATGTTTTCTGTCCAGGCAGCTCCACGTGCGTGGTGGACCAGACTAACAATGCTTACTGTGTGACGTGTAACCGGATTTGCCCAGAGCCCACCTCCTCTGAACAGTATCTCTGTGGGAATGATGGAGTGACCTACTCCAGTGCCTGTCACCTGAGGAAGGCTACCTGCCTACTGGGCAGATCGATTGGATTAGCCTATGAGGGAAAGTGTATCA CAAAGTCCTGTGAAGATATCCAGTGCACTGGTGGAAAAAAGTGTTTATGGGATTTCAAGGTTGGCAGAGGCCGGTGTTCCCTCTGCGATGAGCTGTGCCCCGAGAGTAAGTCCGAGGAGCCTGTCTGTGCCAGTGACAATGCCACTTACGCCAGTGAGTGTGCCATGAAGGAGGCTGCCTGCTCCTCAGGTGTGCTGCTGGAAGTCAAGCACTCCGGATCTTGCAACT GA